One window from the genome of Mycobacteriales bacterium encodes:
- a CDS encoding phosphotransferase: protein METRSDTGDRLSAAVHAAFGADRRIVATERLRGGSKKGVYRLSLDTGPTAIAYVWSAAEDYWPTRADADNHADPFSHSSGLDLFDAAHRRLEALGIRSPRIFRVDAGGEPGQADVALVEDVPGGSLEALLRDDPEHGAMCLAQLADALDEMQRYAGPGFGKVAFVDAGGISDGLSCEQVVFAHALDDLADAAARDARVAAVRGHLADLLQELRAAVRPRSAYGLIHGELGPDHVLVDGNGRPVLIDIEGLLYFDVEWEHVFLRIRFGENYDVLRTNGLDRQRLDLYLLAMRLSLVAGPLRLLEGDFPDRAAMQGIAEHNLQEALTLLASAPR, encoded by the coding sequence GTGGAGACGCGATCCGACACCGGTGATCGGCTCTCGGCCGCCGTGCATGCGGCCTTCGGTGCCGACCGTCGAATCGTGGCGACGGAGCGCCTTCGGGGCGGCAGCAAGAAGGGCGTGTATCGGCTCAGCCTCGATACGGGACCGACGGCGATCGCCTATGTCTGGAGCGCCGCCGAGGACTACTGGCCGACCCGGGCCGATGCCGACAACCACGCCGACCCGTTCTCGCACTCGTCCGGACTCGATTTGTTCGACGCCGCTCACCGGCGGCTGGAGGCGCTGGGGATCCGGTCGCCGCGGATCTTCCGTGTCGACGCGGGTGGAGAGCCCGGGCAGGCCGATGTCGCGCTGGTCGAGGATGTGCCTGGCGGCTCACTGGAGGCGTTGCTGCGGGACGACCCCGAGCATGGGGCCATGTGTCTGGCCCAACTCGCCGATGCGCTCGATGAGATGCAGCGGTACGCCGGGCCCGGTTTCGGCAAGGTCGCTTTCGTCGATGCCGGCGGGATATCCGACGGCCTGTCGTGCGAGCAGGTGGTGTTCGCTCATGCGCTCGACGATCTCGCCGACGCAGCCGCGCGCGACGCGCGGGTCGCCGCCGTGCGTGGCCACCTGGCGGATCTTCTTCAGGAGCTGCGCGCCGCGGTGCGTCCGCGGTCGGCGTACGGCCTGATTCACGGGGAGCTCGGGCCGGACCATGTGCTGGTCGACGGGAACGGTCGGCCGGTACTGATCGACATCGAGGGCCTTTTGTACTTCGACGTCGAGTGGGAGCACGTGTTCCTGCGCATCCGCTTCGGCGAGAATTACGACGTGCTCCGCACGAACGGGCTCGATCGGCAGCGGCTCGATCTCTATCTGCTCGCGATGCGGCTGTCACTCGTCGCTGGACCGCTGCGACTGCTCGAAGGCGACTTCCCGGACCGCGCAGCGATGCAGGGAATCGCCGAGCACAACCTTCAGGAGGCGCTTACTCTGCTGGCTTCCGCGCCTCGATGA
- a CDS encoding DUF1684 domain-containing protein: MTTLSLLDWRRRVHDLYEEVRGSGDPAAAHARWRAGRDELFAGHPDSPLPPEERAGFAGLPYAPYDPAMRFVVGVDTDLPAQRWEVPTATDGVVPFERIGRVLLPDLGSLDVWWLDSYGGGVFLPVRDGLAGPKTYGGGRYLLDTVKGADLGGDVRAGKLVVDLNFAYNPSCAYDPRWQCPLAPPGNVLSAPLAVGELVRAG; this comes from the coding sequence ATGACCACGCTGAGCCTGCTCGACTGGCGCCGCCGGGTGCACGACCTCTACGAGGAGGTGCGTGGGTCGGGTGATCCGGCCGCGGCTCATGCGCGGTGGCGGGCGGGGCGCGACGAGTTGTTCGCGGGACACCCGGATTCACCGCTGCCGCCGGAGGAGCGGGCCGGGTTCGCTGGGCTGCCCTATGCGCCGTACGACCCGGCGATGCGGTTCGTCGTCGGGGTCGACACCGATCTGCCCGCGCAGCGCTGGGAGGTGCCGACTGCGACCGATGGTGTCGTGCCGTTCGAACGGATCGGCCGGGTGCTGCTGCCCGATCTCGGTTCGCTCGACGTGTGGTGGCTGGACTCCTATGGCGGCGGCGTGTTCCTGCCGGTGCGCGACGGGCTGGCGGGGCCGAAGACATACGGCGGCGGGCGGTACCTCCTCGACACCGTCAAGGGCGCCGATCTGGGTGGCGACGTCCGGGCCGGGAAGCTGGTCGTGGACCTGAATTTCGCCTACAACCCGTCGTGCGCCTACGACCCACGCTGGCAGTGTCCGCTGGCCCCGCCCGGCAACGTCCTGTCCGCCCCGCTGGCGGTCGGCGAGCTCGTTCGAGCCGGGTGA
- a CDS encoding class I SAM-dependent methyltransferase yields MPTLEDLLTEGESVPVEGWDFSWFDGRATEERPPWGYSRLMAERMAKASAALDIQTGGGEVLAKVTAPPAVLAATESWPPNIDIATRILAPLGATVVDVPDTADLPFPSDTFDLVVSRHPTVVLWNEIARVLQPGGTYLSQQVGSGTVHELTDAMMGLQPIGPERSVPRAIADAESAGLAVVDLQEAALRMEFYDLAAVVVFLRKVIWIVPGFTVDRYRRHLAALHDRIQNEGPFVAYSRRFLIEARKPAE; encoded by the coding sequence ATGCCGACGCTCGAGGACCTGCTCACCGAAGGGGAGTCCGTGCCCGTCGAGGGCTGGGACTTCTCCTGGTTCGACGGCCGGGCCACCGAGGAACGTCCGCCCTGGGGCTACTCCCGGCTCATGGCCGAGCGGATGGCGAAAGCCTCGGCCGCGCTCGACATCCAGACCGGCGGCGGTGAGGTGCTCGCGAAAGTCACCGCACCACCCGCAGTGCTGGCCGCAACCGAGTCGTGGCCGCCCAACATCGACATCGCCACCCGCATCCTCGCGCCGCTGGGTGCGACGGTGGTCGACGTACCCGACACCGCCGACCTGCCGTTCCCCTCGGACACCTTCGACCTCGTCGTGAGCCGGCATCCCACGGTGGTGTTGTGGAACGAGATCGCGCGCGTTCTGCAGCCCGGCGGGACCTACCTCTCGCAGCAGGTCGGTTCGGGCACGGTGCATGAGCTCACCGACGCGATGATGGGGCTGCAGCCGATCGGCCCGGAGCGGAGCGTCCCGCGGGCGATCGCTGACGCCGAGTCGGCGGGGCTCGCCGTGGTCGACCTGCAGGAGGCCGCCCTCCGGATGGAGTTCTACGACCTCGCCGCCGTCGTGGTCTTCCTCCGGAAGGTCATCTGGATCGTGCCGGGTTTCACCGTCGACCGATACCGACGACACCTCGCCGCGCTGCATGACCGGATCCAGAACGAGGGTCCCTTCGTGGCCTACTCCCGACGGTTCCTCATCGAGGCGCGGAAGCCAGCAGAGTAA
- a CDS encoding SRPBCC domain-containing protein, whose product MDDRIQREITINAPLDRVWELVTEPGWWVPSDVPQPADRHPGAVTMRKSEKYGAYPVEVVDITPQAYAAFRWASLFPGDDLRDGRTTLVEFHVQPLDSAVRVTVVESGFATLDAPEQARQEGLTGNTGGWEEELASLRTRSESPGQA is encoded by the coding sequence ATGGACGACCGCATCCAACGAGAAATCACGATCAACGCCCCGCTCGACCGGGTCTGGGAGCTCGTCACCGAACCCGGCTGGTGGGTGCCGAGCGACGTACCGCAGCCCGCCGACCGCCATCCCGGCGCGGTGACCATGCGCAAGAGCGAGAAGTACGGCGCCTACCCCGTCGAGGTCGTCGACATCACGCCACAGGCCTACGCCGCCTTCCGGTGGGCCAGCCTCTTCCCCGGCGACGACCTGCGGGACGGCCGGACGACCCTGGTCGAGTTCCACGTCCAGCCACTCGACTCCGCCGTCCGGGTGACCGTGGTCGAGTCCGGGTTCGCCACCCTCGACGCGCCTGAGCAGGCTCGCCAAGAAGGTCTCACCGGCAACACCGGCGGCTGGGAGGAAGAGCTCGCCTCGCTGCGGACGCGGTCCGAATCGCCCGGCCAGGCGTGA
- a CDS encoding AAA family ATPase, producing MRQNVDDPVLSAERHHLDQARAALLLMQVEAEQISDPGADSFSSESLGALRARRLAALRADPTAPPFFGRIDTAAETHHLGRRHIRDEHREPIVVDWRAPVARAFYRATSADPMGVVRRRRYGFSHADLTSYEDELLDRPDDGDVGDIVRQEIERPRVGPMRDIVATIQPDQDEIVRADLDRSLAVQGAPGTGKTAVGLHRAAYLLYTHPAQLRRSGVLVVGPNRAFLGYIAAVLPALGEVGVTQVTVDELVGAVPVRGVDRPDAARLKGDVRMAAVLRRAVYSGIRRPEESVLVSIGSRRYRVPPERLRRYVDDLRRGDLRYSDARDRLRALIAADVRRQREEDGGAPTDRDTARVARSAPVRDMVDTLWPVVEAKSLLARLFSDRDALAAAAGDRLDAEEQATLLWPSPPRSLGRVRWTVADAVLLDEVTGLLEREPGFRHVVVDEAQDLSAMQCRAVGRRAATGSMTVLGDLAQGTTPWAARDWPSMLAALGKPETSIEMLTRGYRVPGAVLELAGRLLPYIAPGLSPATSLRTGRDPLHIRQVDGPVATTVASVTAELLGFEGSVGIIAARRAIPPLAAALTAAGVGHAVVDAGSEAPDERVSVVGADLVKGMEFDHVLLVEPAQIAAGDRGLQQLYVALTRAVSRLVVLHREPLPPALVGGE from the coding sequence GTGCGCCAAAACGTCGATGACCCAGTCCTGTCCGCCGAACGTCACCACCTCGACCAGGCCCGCGCCGCCCTCCTCCTGATGCAGGTGGAGGCCGAGCAGATCAGCGATCCGGGCGCCGATTCCTTCAGTAGCGAGAGCCTCGGTGCGTTGCGGGCCCGCCGGCTCGCGGCCCTGCGCGCCGACCCGACGGCCCCGCCGTTCTTCGGCCGCATCGACACCGCGGCGGAGACCCACCACCTCGGCCGGCGGCACATCAGGGACGAACATCGCGAACCGATCGTCGTGGACTGGCGGGCTCCCGTGGCCCGGGCTTTCTACCGCGCCACGTCGGCCGATCCGATGGGTGTGGTCCGTCGTCGGCGGTACGGGTTCAGCCATGCCGACCTCACGTCGTACGAGGACGAGCTGCTCGACCGGCCCGACGACGGCGATGTCGGCGACATCGTCCGGCAGGAGATCGAACGTCCCCGGGTCGGCCCGATGCGCGACATCGTGGCGACCATCCAGCCCGACCAGGACGAGATCGTGCGCGCCGACCTCGACCGGAGCCTCGCCGTGCAGGGTGCGCCCGGGACCGGTAAAACGGCGGTCGGGCTGCACCGGGCGGCGTACCTGCTCTACACCCATCCCGCGCAGCTGCGCCGGTCCGGCGTACTCGTCGTCGGCCCCAACCGCGCCTTCCTCGGCTACATCGCCGCCGTGCTGCCCGCGCTGGGCGAGGTCGGGGTCACCCAGGTCACCGTCGACGAACTGGTCGGCGCGGTGCCGGTGCGCGGCGTCGACCGACCGGATGCCGCCCGTCTGAAGGGCGATGTCCGGATGGCGGCCGTGCTGCGCCGCGCGGTCTACAGCGGGATCCGGCGGCCCGAGGAGTCGGTGCTCGTGTCGATCGGCTCGCGGCGCTACCGGGTGCCGCCGGAGCGGCTGCGCCGCTACGTCGACGACCTCCGGCGCGGGGATCTGCGCTACTCCGACGCGCGGGACCGGCTGCGCGCGCTGATCGCGGCCGACGTCCGCCGCCAGCGGGAGGAGGACGGGGGAGCCCCGACCGACCGGGACACCGCGCGGGTCGCCCGCTCCGCGCCGGTCCGGGACATGGTCGACACCCTCTGGCCGGTGGTGGAGGCAAAGTCCCTGCTGGCCCGGCTGTTCAGTGACCGTGACGCGCTGGCCGCCGCGGCCGGCGACCGGCTGGACGCCGAAGAGCAGGCGACGCTGCTCTGGCCGAGCCCACCCCGGTCCCTGGGCCGGGTCCGATGGACGGTGGCCGACGCCGTGCTCCTCGACGAGGTGACCGGTCTGCTCGAGCGGGAACCCGGATTCCGGCACGTGGTCGTCGATGAGGCGCAGGACCTGTCGGCGATGCAGTGCCGGGCGGTGGGCCGGCGGGCGGCGACCGGGTCGATGACCGTGCTCGGCGATCTGGCGCAGGGGACGACGCCGTGGGCGGCGCGCGATTGGCCGAGCATGCTGGCCGCCCTGGGCAAACCCGAGACCTCGATCGAGATGCTGACCCGCGGCTACCGGGTCCCGGGCGCCGTACTCGAACTTGCCGGCCGGTTGCTGCCGTACATCGCACCGGGCCTCTCGCCGGCGACGTCGTTGCGCACCGGCCGGGACCCGCTGCACATCCGGCAGGTCGACGGCCCGGTCGCGACGACGGTGGCATCGGTCACCGCGGAGCTGCTCGGTTTCGAGGGGTCGGTCGGGATCATCGCTGCACGCCGGGCAATCCCGCCGCTCGCCGCCGCTCTCACCGCCGCCGGTGTCGGGCACGCCGTCGTCGACGCCGGGAGCGAAGCGCCGGACGAGCGCGTGTCGGTGGTCGGAGCGGATCTGGTGAAGGGGATGGAGTTCGACCACGTGCTGCTCGTCGAGCCGGCGCAGATCGCCGCGGGGGACCGCGGCCTGCAGCAGCTCTACGTCGCACTGACCCGGGCCGTCAGCCGGCTCGTCGTACTCCACCGTGAACCGCTGCCGCCGGCGCTGGTCGGGGGTGAGTGA
- a CDS encoding metalloregulator ArsR/SmtB family transcription factor has protein sequence MSAATDRVFVALSDPTRREVLDALGRRAACSATELARVLPVSRQAVLKHLSVLRDADLVISTRKGREVVFQVRSEQLLATASWMQSLAASWDDRLAALKERAEAPARD, from the coding sequence GTGAGCGCAGCGACCGATCGGGTCTTCGTCGCACTGTCCGACCCGACCCGGCGCGAGGTACTCGATGCGTTGGGCCGCCGCGCGGCATGCAGCGCGACGGAGCTCGCGCGGGTGCTCCCGGTGTCACGGCAGGCTGTCCTCAAGCATCTGAGTGTGCTGCGGGACGCCGACCTCGTCATCAGCACCCGCAAGGGCCGCGAGGTGGTCTTCCAAGTGCGATCCGAGCAGCTGCTGGCGACTGCATCCTGGATGCAGTCGCTGGCGGCGAGCTGGGACGACCGGCTCGCAGCGTTGAAGGAACGCGCCGAGGCGCCGGCCCGGGACTGA
- a CDS encoding DUF222 domain-containing protein: MFESLQDVDTCGDKVAALRAAAPGPAVMTALRSIDPRSVSPGAQVDMLAAWEKAAAWVAAAQQDVLAALDGKPDEVLSADDWTREEVAAALHLSTCTADRRLEVARMLVRRLPGVRRALEAGSVDYRKAVAIAEATENLDAAGALAVEARVLPKAPDQTLAELRRTLRRVVIAVDPRAAAEAHRQAIGERCVRMWPVEDGMAELYAKLPAEDAAVVMTALDTVAAGMAGGGSGGVSDNPPIEARRADALTRLAAATLSDPDLPTRHGRRPHIQVTVSAETLLGDGDEPGELAGYGPVTAETARRIAAEGMWRRLLLEPGTGRLLDYGRTTYRPPADLTEFLLARDRVCGFPGCNIPAARCDLDHTVPFGRGSTSAANMGALCRRHHRAKHEGGWRLTRHGDERCTWTSPAGHSYDSAPSYPASPGNPAPPDSPAAPGNPAAPAPAAEPPGGDATLGE; the protein is encoded by the coding sequence ATGTTCGAATCTTTGCAAGATGTCGATACGTGCGGGGACAAGGTCGCGGCCCTGCGCGCGGCTGCCCCTGGGCCGGCGGTGATGACGGCGCTGCGGTCGATCGATCCGCGGTCGGTGTCGCCCGGTGCCCAGGTCGACATGCTCGCCGCGTGGGAGAAGGCGGCGGCCTGGGTGGCCGCGGCGCAACAGGATGTGCTCGCGGCGCTCGACGGCAAGCCGGACGAGGTCCTGTCGGCCGATGACTGGACGCGGGAAGAGGTCGCCGCGGCGCTGCACCTGTCGACCTGCACCGCCGACCGTCGGCTGGAGGTGGCCCGCATGTTGGTCCGGCGACTGCCCGGGGTGCGCCGGGCATTGGAGGCAGGGTCGGTCGACTATCGAAAGGCCGTGGCGATCGCGGAGGCGACCGAAAACCTCGACGCCGCCGGCGCCCTGGCCGTGGAGGCCCGTGTCCTCCCGAAGGCGCCCGACCAGACCCTCGCCGAGCTGCGCCGTACCCTCCGGCGGGTCGTGATCGCCGTCGATCCGCGGGCTGCGGCGGAGGCGCACCGTCAGGCGATAGGCGAACGGTGCGTGCGCATGTGGCCGGTCGAGGACGGGATGGCCGAGCTCTACGCCAAGCTGCCCGCGGAGGACGCTGCCGTCGTGATGACCGCCCTCGACACAGTGGCTGCGGGAATGGCCGGCGGCGGATCCGGCGGCGTGAGCGACAATCCGCCGATCGAGGCCCGGCGGGCCGATGCGCTCACCCGGCTCGCCGCCGCGACCCTTTCCGACCCCGACCTGCCGACCCGCCACGGCCGCCGCCCGCACATCCAGGTCACCGTGTCGGCCGAAACCCTGCTGGGTGACGGCGACGAACCCGGTGAGCTGGCGGGCTACGGCCCGGTGACCGCGGAGACGGCCCGCCGGATCGCCGCGGAGGGGATGTGGCGCCGGCTGCTCCTCGAACCCGGCACCGGACGACTCCTCGACTACGGACGCACGACCTACCGGCCACCGGCGGATCTCACCGAGTTCCTGCTCGCCCGCGACCGGGTCTGCGGCTTCCCCGGGTGCAACATCCCGGCGGCCCGCTGCGACCTCGATCACACCGTCCCGTTCGGGAGAGGATCGACCAGCGCGGCCAACATGGGTGCGCTCTGCCGCCGCCACCACCGGGCCAAACACGAGGGCGGTTGGCGCCTCACTCGGCACGGTGACGAGCGCTGCACCTGGACCAGCCCCGCCGGCCACAGCTACGACTCCGCGCCCAGCTACCCCGCATCCCCTGGCAATCCCGCACCTCCTGACAGTCCCGCCGCACCCGGCAATCCCGCGGCACCTGCGCCGGCGGCCGAGCCGCCCGGCGGGGATGCCACCCTGGGGGAATGA